A single region of the Roseivivax sp. THAF197b genome encodes:
- the paaB gene encoding 1,2-phenylacetyl-CoA epoxidase subunit PaaB: protein MSKNQTSKEWPLWEIFIRGNHGLNHRHVGSLHAPDAEMAIRNARDVYTRRKEGVSIWVVKSNDITASSPSEKGPMFDPAESKAYRHPTFYDIPDDVGHM from the coding sequence ATGAGCAAAAACCAGACCTCTAAAGAATGGCCCCTGTGGGAAATTTTCATCCGTGGCAATCACGGTCTGAACCACCGGCATGTCGGATCGCTGCACGCGCCGGACGCCGAAATGGCCATCCGCAATGCGCGCGACGTCTACACGCGCCGCAAGGAAGGCGTGTCGATCTGGGTGGTGAAATCCAACGACATCACCGCCTCCAGCCCGTCCGAGAAGGGTCCGATGTTCGATCCGGCGGAAAGCAAGGCGTACCGGCACCCGACCTTCTACGACATCCCCGATGATGTGGGGCATATGTGA
- the cydB gene encoding cytochrome d ubiquinol oxidase subunit II: MIFDLAFIWAGLIAFAVLVYVVLDGFDLGVGILFPFARSEKERDVMMNTVAPVWDGNETWLILGGGGLFAVFPLAYAVVMPALYIPIILMLLALVFRGVAFEYRWRTQRWKGFWSVAFFGGSVVAAFTQGIALGALVQGIEFEGRAYSGGWFDWLTPFSVFTGIALIVGYALLGATWINLKTAGALQAWNRDAAKPLALITLVMIGLVSALTPFQDAVYFERWLSFPGSLWTAIVPILVAVIAYKLFTGLRDGFDLQPFLMANAIFVVCFIGIGISFYPHIVPPGMTIQEAAAPNSSLLFTLVGAGILVPIILIYTGYAYWVFRGKIDENSGYH, from the coding sequence ATGATCTTCGATCTCGCATTCATCTGGGCCGGTCTGATCGCCTTCGCCGTGCTCGTCTACGTCGTGCTCGACGGGTTCGATTTGGGCGTCGGCATCCTGTTCCCCTTCGCCCGCTCCGAGAAGGAGCGGGACGTGATGATGAACACGGTCGCCCCCGTCTGGGATGGCAATGAGACATGGCTCATCCTGGGCGGAGGCGGCCTTTTTGCGGTGTTTCCGCTGGCCTACGCAGTGGTGATGCCCGCCCTCTATATCCCGATCATCCTGATGCTTCTGGCGCTCGTCTTCCGGGGCGTTGCCTTCGAGTATCGCTGGCGGACGCAGCGCTGGAAGGGGTTCTGGTCGGTCGCGTTCTTCGGCGGCTCGGTGGTTGCGGCCTTCACGCAAGGCATCGCGCTCGGCGCCCTCGTGCAAGGAATCGAGTTCGAGGGGCGCGCCTATTCCGGCGGCTGGTTCGACTGGCTGACGCCCTTCTCCGTCTTCACCGGGATCGCGCTCATCGTGGGATACGCGCTGCTGGGCGCGACCTGGATCAATCTCAAGACCGCAGGCGCCCTGCAGGCCTGGAACCGGGACGCGGCCAAGCCATTGGCGCTGATCACACTGGTGATGATCGGTCTCGTGTCAGCCCTCACACCCTTCCAGGACGCCGTCTATTTCGAGCGCTGGCTGTCCTTCCCCGGATCGCTTTGGACCGCGATCGTGCCGATCCTCGTCGCCGTGATCGCCTACAAGCTCTTCACCGGGTTGCGGGACGGGTTCGATCTGCAGCCCTTCCTGATGGCCAATGCCATTTTCGTGGTCTGCTTCATCGGCATCGGGATCAGCTTCTATCCGCATATCGTGCCGCCCGGCATGACGATCCAGGAAGCCGCAGCGCCGAATTCGAGCCTGCTCTTCACGCTTGTCGGCGCGGGGATCCTCGTGCCGATCATCCTGATCTACACGGGCTATGCCTATTGGGTGTTCCGCGGCAAGATCGACGAGAATTCGGGCTATCACTGA
- a CDS encoding cytochrome ubiquinol oxidase subunit I has protein sequence MFEAFSAETLARVQFAFTVSFHIIFPAFSIGLASYLAVLNGLWLWKRNPVYKNLFNYWKKIFAVAFGMGVVSGIVMSYQFGTNWSVFSDRTGPILGPLMAYEVLSAFFLEAGFLGIMLFGREKVGEKLHMFATAMVAFGTLMSATWILSVNSWMHTPDGFLISENGQFLPLDWWDIVFNPSFPYRLTHMVLAAYLTTAFVVGAVGALHLLRRRTDPEARKMFSMAMWMAVIVTPLQIFAGHEHGLNTLEHQPVKIMAMEGHYESHPDGWTPLYLFGIPNDAEQRLDYAVGIPGLGNLIFEHPLDYPTEGLDTVPDEDQPPVFIVFWSFRVMVGLGFLMLGVGAWSAWTRWRGTFYEAIWLHRASVVMGPSGFVAVLAGWITTEVGRQPYTVYGLLRTSDSLSPVDAPAVGASLMAFIVVYFFVFGAGTFYLLRLMSQRVNQTSPDITDGPIRTAGITPAPQLKPDTLAPGE, from the coding sequence ATGTTTGAAGCCTTTTCCGCCGAAACGCTGGCCCGCGTCCAGTTCGCCTTCACGGTGTCGTTTCACATCATCTTCCCGGCCTTCTCCATCGGATTGGCAAGTTACCTTGCCGTGCTGAACGGGCTTTGGCTCTGGAAGCGCAATCCCGTCTACAAGAACCTCTTCAATTACTGGAAGAAGATCTTCGCGGTGGCCTTCGGCATGGGCGTCGTGTCGGGCATCGTCATGTCCTATCAGTTCGGCACCAACTGGTCCGTTTTCTCGGACCGGACGGGCCCCATCCTCGGCCCGCTCATGGCCTACGAGGTGCTGTCGGCCTTCTTTCTCGAGGCGGGCTTTCTGGGCATCATGCTCTTCGGCCGCGAAAAGGTGGGCGAGAAGCTGCACATGTTCGCGACGGCCATGGTGGCGTTCGGCACGCTCATGTCGGCCACATGGATCCTGTCGGTCAATTCTTGGATGCACACGCCTGATGGCTTCCTGATCTCGGAGAACGGGCAATTCCTGCCGCTGGACTGGTGGGATATCGTCTTCAACCCGTCCTTCCCCTACCGCCTCACCCATATGGTTCTGGCGGCCTACCTCACCACCGCCTTCGTGGTGGGCGCGGTCGGCGCGCTGCATCTGTTGCGCCGCAGGACCGATCCCGAGGCGCGCAAGATGTTCTCCATGGCGATGTGGATGGCGGTGATCGTGACACCCCTGCAGATTTTCGCCGGTCACGAGCACGGGCTGAACACGCTGGAGCATCAGCCGGTGAAGATCATGGCCATGGAAGGTCATTACGAAAGCCACCCCGACGGTTGGACACCCCTCTATCTTTTCGGCATTCCGAACGATGCGGAGCAGCGGCTGGATTACGCGGTCGGCATTCCCGGTCTTGGAAACCTGATCTTCGAGCACCCGCTCGACTATCCGACAGAAGGGCTCGATACTGTCCCGGATGAGGATCAACCGCCCGTCTTCATCGTCTTCTGGTCGTTCCGCGTGATGGTCGGCCTAGGCTTCCTGATGCTTGGCGTCGGCGCATGGTCCGCCTGGACGCGGTGGCGCGGCACGTTCTATGAGGCCATCTGGCTGCATCGCGCCAGCGTCGTCATGGGCCCCTCGGGCTTCGTCGCGGTCCTGGCGGGCTGGATCACGACCGAGGTGGGCCGTCAGCCCTACACGGTCTACGGCCTGCTGCGGACCTCGGACAGCCTCTCTCCTGTGGATGCGCCCGCGGTCGGTGCGTCGCTCATGGCCTTCATCGTGGTCTATTTCTTCGTCTTCGGCGCAGGGACCTTCTACCTGCTGCGCCTGATGTCACAGCGCGTCAATCAAACCTCGCCCGATATCACGGACGGACCGATCCGTACGGCGGGGATCACCCCCGCGCCGCAACTGAAACCCGATACGCTGGCTCCGGGGGAGTGA
- a CDS encoding PaaX family transcriptional regulator C-terminal domain-containing protein: MPSDLASCLASGPPRATAFIVTIYGDAVAPRGGVLSMRSLIEAGRAHGLSESLMRTAVSRLVTAGRLSGERIGRTSHYRLTEAAQAEFGAAARILYDPPVAPRGWLFAMTDAAPGEGWAEVASGLWAAPDRSDIDRPEGLTFAADVVAGAPDLPTFAAAHWPLDAVAAAYRTFLSDFAPLRADSAVLRDVSAEAALVLRLRLVHAYRAAALADPRLPDAALPADWPGAAARALFISAYLALSPGADLRIAQVFEDAQGPLPRETEATRDRMQRLGREAALHNITRK, from the coding sequence GTGCCCTCCGACCTTGCCTCCTGCCTCGCCTCCGGGCCGCCAAGGGCCACGGCCTTCATCGTCACGATCTATGGCGATGCCGTCGCGCCGCGGGGTGGTGTTCTGTCCATGCGCAGTCTCATCGAGGCGGGGCGCGCACATGGGCTGAGCGAGAGCCTCATGCGGACGGCGGTGTCCCGGCTGGTCACGGCCGGACGGCTTTCGGGCGAGCGGATCGGCCGAACCTCGCATTATCGCCTGACCGAGGCCGCGCAGGCGGAGTTCGGGGCGGCCGCGCGTATCCTTTACGACCCGCCCGTGGCGCCGCGCGGCTGGCTGTTTGCGATGACCGATGCCGCGCCCGGCGAGGGCTGGGCGGAAGTAGCGAGCGGCCTTTGGGCCGCCCCGGATCGCAGCGACATCGACCGTCCGGAAGGGCTGACCTTCGCGGCGGACGTGGTCGCCGGTGCGCCGGACCTGCCCACATTTGCCGCGGCGCATTGGCCGCTCGACGCGGTTGCCGCGGCCTATCGCACCTTTCTGTCTGATTTTGCACCTTTGCGCGCGGATTCTGCGGTTTTGCGCGACGTGTCTGCGGAAGCAGCGCTCGTCCTGCGGCTGCGGCTTGTTCATGCCTACCGCGCCGCGGCCCTCGCCGATCCGCGTCTGCCGGATGCGGCCTTGCCCGCGGACTGGCCCGGGGCCGCGGCCCGCGCGCTCTTCATCTCGGCCTATCTCGCGCTATCGCCCGGTGCCGATCTGCGCATCGCGCAGGTCTTCGAGGATGCGCAGGGCCCGCTGCCCCGCGAGACGGAAGCGACGCGGGACCGGATGCAGCGCCTCGGTCGGGAGGCGGCGCTGCATAACATCACACGAAAGTAG
- a CDS encoding DUF2892 domain-containing protein produces the protein MTTNVGTIDRIARALLGLVLLYLAFASGLPAFEAGLLKWIAALAGLVMLVTSAMRSCPLYTMLGMSTCPRK, from the coding sequence ATGACCACCAATGTCGGCACCATCGACCGGATCGCCCGCGCCCTTCTGGGCCTTGTTCTCCTATACCTCGCTTTTGCGTCGGGCCTGCCCGCTTTCGAGGCCGGGTTGCTCAAATGGATCGCGGCGCTTGCGGGCCTCGTGATGCTTGTCACCTCCGCGATGCGCTCCTGTCCGCTTTACACCATGCTCGGGATGTCCACCTGCCCACGCAAGTGA
- a CDS encoding SulP family inorganic anion transporter → MIQRLRKYLPILDWGRRYDTAALTNDGVAAVIVTIMLIPQSLAYALLAGLPPEAGIYASIAPILLYAVFGTSNALAVGPVAVVSLLTASAVGQVAEQGTAGYAVAALTLAFLSGGFLLILGIFRLGFIANFLSHPVIAGFITASGILIAASQLKHILGVEAHGHTLPEMIASLIGNLEQTSLATLVIGIAATGFLFWVRKGLKPRLLALGLKPMLADILTKAGPVAAVFATTLVTWALSLEDRGVAIVGDVPQSLPPLTLPGLSPDLVGALLVPAILISVIGFVESISVAQTLAAKKRQRIDPDQELIGLGAANLGAAFTGGYPVTGGFARSVVNFDAGAATPAAGAFTAAGLAIAAVALTPLVYFLPKATLAATIIVAVLSLVDLSILKKTWAYSHQDFAAVAATIVLTLTFGVEIGVASGVILSLFLHLYRTTKPHVAEVGLVPGSQHFRNILRHRVEVCPSLVTLRVDENLYFVNARFLEDMVMARVAEDTHLRNVVLMFSAVNAVDYSALETLEEINTRLTELGIGLHLSEVKGPVMDRLQGTHFLEHLNGQVFLSQYDAHVALAKAPMATAAQ, encoded by the coding sequence ATGATCCAGCGGCTGCGCAAATACCTGCCGATCCTCGATTGGGGTCGGCGCTACGACACCGCAGCGCTGACGAATGACGGGGTGGCGGCGGTGATCGTGACGATCATGCTGATCCCGCAATCGCTGGCCTATGCGCTTCTGGCGGGGCTGCCGCCCGAGGCGGGCATCTATGCCTCCATCGCGCCGATCCTGCTGTACGCCGTCTTCGGCACCTCGAACGCGCTGGCGGTGGGCCCCGTCGCGGTCGTGTCGCTGTTAACTGCCTCCGCCGTGGGGCAAGTGGCCGAACAGGGCACTGCGGGCTACGCGGTGGCGGCGCTGACGCTCGCGTTCCTGTCGGGGGGCTTCCTGTTGATCCTCGGCATATTCCGGTTGGGCTTCATCGCCAATTTCCTGAGCCATCCGGTTATCGCGGGCTTCATCACAGCCTCGGGCATCCTGATCGCGGCGAGCCAGCTCAAACACATTCTGGGCGTCGAGGCGCATGGCCACACCCTGCCCGAGATGATCGCGTCCCTCATTGGCAACCTTGAGCAGACGAGCCTTGCCACGCTGGTGATCGGCATCGCGGCCACGGGCTTCCTGTTCTGGGTGCGCAAGGGCCTGAAACCCCGGCTTCTGGCGCTTGGCCTGAAACCCATGCTGGCCGATATCCTGACCAAGGCAGGCCCCGTCGCGGCGGTCTTCGCCACGACGCTCGTCACCTGGGCATTGTCGCTTGAGGACCGGGGTGTCGCCATCGTGGGCGACGTGCCGCAAAGTCTGCCGCCCCTGACCCTGCCCGGCCTCTCGCCGGATCTGGTCGGTGCGCTTCTGGTGCCCGCGATCCTGATCTCTGTCATAGGCTTCGTGGAGTCGATCTCCGTCGCGCAGACCTTGGCCGCGAAGAAGCGCCAGCGCATCGACCCCGATCAGGAGCTGATCGGCCTCGGCGCGGCCAACCTGGGCGCGGCCTTCACCGGGGGCTATCCGGTCACGGGCGGCTTTGCGCGCTCGGTGGTGAATTTCGACGCGGGCGCCGCCACGCCGGCGGCGGGCGCCTTCACCGCAGCGGGCCTTGCCATCGCTGCCGTGGCGCTGACACCGCTTGTGTATTTCCTGCCCAAGGCGACGCTGGCCGCCACGATCATCGTCGCGGTCCTGTCGCTGGTGGATCTGAGCATCCTCAAGAAAACATGGGCCTATTCGCATCAGGATTTCGCAGCCGTCGCCGCGACCATCGTGCTGACGCTGACCTTCGGCGTCGAGATCGGCGTCGCCTCCGGCGTGATCCTGTCGCTGTTCCTGCATCTCTACCGCACGACGAAGCCCCATGTGGCCGAGGTCGGGCTCGTGCCGGGCAGCCAGCATTTCCGCAATATCCTGCGCCACCGGGTGGAGGTCTGCCCGAGCCTCGTGACGCTGCGGGTCGACGAGAACCTCTATTTCGTCAATGCCCGCTTCCTCGAAGACATGGTCATGGCCCGCGTGGCCGAGGATACGCATCTGCGCAATGTCGTGCTGATGTTCTCGGCGGTGAACGCCGTGGATTACTCCGCGCTCGAGACGCTGGAAGAGATCAACACCCGTCTCACCGAGCTTGGCATCGGACTGCACCTGTCGGAGGTGAAGGGCCCGGTCATGGATCGTCTGCAGGGCACGCATTTCCTCGAACACCTGAACGGCCAGGTCTTCCTGTCGCAATACGATGCGCATGTGGCACTGGCCAAGGCGCCCATGGCCACCGCCGCACAATGA
- the paaC gene encoding 1,2-phenylacetyl-CoA epoxidase subunit PaaC: protein MAEVIALDTADPLFAADRAAAFDWLCRLGDATLILGHRLSEWCGKGPALEEDIALANVSLDLIGHTEMWLALAGEVEGKSRSADDLAFLRDAMKFRNPLLVELPNRDMALTTMRQFLFDAWHYEMLDALTDSRSARVAEIAAKALKEVSYHLERSQDLVIRLGDGTKESHARMQDALERLWPYSGELFAADHVDEAMAEAGLGPDPAHLRAPWRALVEATLAEATLALPETSADVHHGGKTGRHTEHLGFLLAEMQFLQRAYPGAEW from the coding sequence ATGGCCGAGGTGATCGCGCTCGACACGGCCGATCCGCTTTTTGCTGCGGATCGCGCGGCGGCGTTCGATTGGCTCTGCCGGTTGGGCGACGCGACGCTGATCCTCGGGCACCGGTTGTCGGAATGGTGCGGCAAGGGCCCGGCACTTGAGGAGGATATCGCGCTCGCCAATGTCTCGCTCGATCTGATCGGCCATACGGAAATGTGGCTGGCGCTTGCGGGCGAAGTGGAGGGCAAGAGCCGCTCCGCTGACGATCTGGCCTTTCTGCGCGACGCGATGAAGTTCCGCAATCCGCTGCTGGTGGAGCTCCCCAATCGCGACATGGCGCTGACGACGATGCGCCAGTTCCTGTTCGATGCCTGGCATTACGAGATGCTGGACGCGCTCACCGACAGCCGCAGCGCCCGCGTGGCCGAGATTGCCGCGAAGGCGTTGAAGGAAGTCTCCTATCATCTTGAAAGATCGCAGGATCTGGTGATCCGCCTTGGCGACGGGACGAAGGAAAGCCACGCCCGGATGCAGGATGCGCTGGAGCGGCTCTGGCCCTATTCCGGAGAGCTTTTCGCTGCGGATCACGTGGATGAGGCGATGGCCGAGGCGGGTCTCGGCCCGGATCCGGCGCATCTCCGCGCGCCCTGGCGGGCGCTTGTCGAAGCGACCCTGGCCGAGGCCACGCTGGCACTGCCCGAGACGTCGGCCGATGTCCATCATGGCGGCAAGACGGGCCGTCACACCGAGCATCTGGGTTTTCTTCTGGCCGAGATGCAGTTCCTGCAACGCGCCTATCCCGGTGCAGAATGGTGA
- the paaD gene encoding 1,2-phenylacetyl-CoA epoxidase subunit PaaD, whose amino-acid sequence MVTSVLPDIATVRTWLDEVPDPEIPVISVTELGIVRDIAWQGDTLVVAVTPTYSGCPAARVIEMEIEAHLLGKGVEKVRVERRLSPAWTTDWITPNAREKLKRYGIAPPIDGTASDGRLRSRAARMAGGNMAVECPRCGSSRTEEVSRFGSTPCKASWRCTDCLEPFDYFKCI is encoded by the coding sequence ATGGTGACGTCGGTTCTGCCCGATATCGCAACAGTGCGCACTTGGCTGGATGAGGTGCCGGACCCGGAAATCCCGGTCATCTCCGTCACCGAGTTGGGCATCGTGCGCGACATCGCGTGGCAGGGCGACACGCTCGTCGTGGCGGTCACGCCGACCTATTCGGGCTGTCCCGCCGCCCGCGTCATCGAGATGGAGATCGAAGCGCATCTGCTTGGCAAAGGCGTCGAAAAAGTCCGCGTCGAACGACGTCTCTCGCCCGCCTGGACAACGGACTGGATCACGCCCAATGCCCGCGAAAAGCTGAAGCGCTATGGCATCGCGCCGCCCATCGACGGCACGGCCAGTGACGGGCGTCTGCGGTCCCGAGCAGCCCGGATGGCGGGCGGCAACATGGCCGTGGAATGCCCGCGCTGCGGATCGAGCCGAACGGAGGAAGTGAGTCGCTTCGGCTCCACCCCTTGCAAGGCGTCCTGGCGCTGCACCGATTGCCTCGAGCCCTTCGATTACTTCAAGTGCATCTGA
- a CDS encoding gamma-glutamyl kinase, producing the protein MLVFWKARLVMLAVPKTGTSAYAKALAPHAGLVVNDPPELKHAPVYRYNRFFRPMFEKMGAESMDVMAVIREPISWLGSWYRYRQRPFLDGKRVSTRDLSFDAFVDAYCRGDRPPFANIGDQSKFVEPRPNGTEVTHFFRYEDQGRIVGFLEDRLGVAIDLPRENVSPRRDLSLSPEIEAKLRRKCAAEFDLWEGIG; encoded by the coding sequence ATGTTGGTTTTCTGGAAAGCGCGGCTCGTCATGCTGGCCGTGCCGAAAACGGGCACATCCGCCTATGCCAAGGCCCTGGCGCCCCATGCGGGCCTCGTGGTCAACGACCCGCCGGAGCTGAAACACGCGCCTGTCTATCGCTACAACCGCTTCTTCCGGCCGATGTTCGAGAAGATGGGCGCGGAGAGCATGGATGTGATGGCCGTGATCCGGGAGCCGATCTCCTGGCTCGGCTCCTGGTATCGGTACCGTCAGCGGCCGTTTCTGGATGGCAAGCGCGTCTCGACCAGGGATCTGTCCTTCGACGCGTTTGTCGATGCCTATTGCCGCGGCGATCGTCCGCCCTTCGCCAATATCGGCGATCAGTCGAAATTCGTCGAACCGCGCCCCAACGGAACAGAGGTCACGCATTTCTTCCGTTACGAGGATCAGGGGCGAATCGTAGGCTTCCTCGAAGACCGGCTTGGCGTGGCCATCGATCTGCCCCGGGAGAACGTCTCGCCCCGTCGGGATCTGAGCCTGAGCCCCGAGATCGAGGCCAAGCTGCGCCGCAAATGCGCGGCGGAATTCGATCTCTGGGAGGGGATCGGCTGA
- a CDS encoding DUF2474 family protein, with protein sequence MAEDRPVWARLAWFAGIWLASVLALTLLAYLIRLVAV encoded by the coding sequence ATGGCAGAGGATCGTCCGGTCTGGGCCCGGCTCGCCTGGTTTGCGGGGATATGGCTCGCCTCGGTTCTGGCGCTGACCTTGCTGGCCTATCTCATCCGGCTGGTCGCGGTCTGA
- a CDS encoding MBL fold metallo-hydrolase has product MTDQTPLHPEVEGFFDEATNTISYIVRDPNSTACAIIDSVMDIDYAAGRITYDHADALIARIRELGCDLQWIIETHVHADHLSAAPYIQDKLGGKIGIGAKIMVVQDTFGKIFNEGTEFQRDGSQFDALFEDGDTYMIGTMEARAIYTPGHTPACMTHVIGDAAFVGDTLFMPDGGSARADFPGGDAETLYDSIQKVLALPDETRLFMCHDYGPNGRDIKWETTVAEEKAHNIHVGAGKTKEEFVKFRTERDATLAMPKLIIPSLQVNMRAGEVPKDKDGRPMLKVPVNGL; this is encoded by the coding sequence ATGACTGACCAAACTCCGCTCCATCCGGAGGTCGAAGGCTTCTTCGACGAGGCCACCAACACGATCAGCTATATCGTGCGCGACCCGAACTCGACTGCCTGCGCGATCATCGATTCGGTTATGGATATCGACTACGCCGCGGGCCGGATCACCTATGATCACGCAGATGCGCTCATCGCCCGGATCCGGGAGCTGGGCTGCGATCTGCAATGGATCATCGAGACCCATGTGCATGCCGATCACCTGTCCGCCGCGCCCTACATCCAGGACAAACTGGGCGGCAAGATCGGCATCGGCGCCAAGATCATGGTCGTGCAGGACACGTTCGGGAAGATCTTCAACGAAGGCACCGAGTTCCAGCGCGACGGGTCGCAATTCGACGCCCTGTTCGAGGATGGCGACACCTACATGATCGGCACCATGGAGGCGCGGGCGATCTACACGCCGGGTCATACGCCCGCCTGCATGACCCATGTCATCGGCGATGCGGCCTTCGTGGGCGATACGCTTTTCATGCCCGATGGCGGATCGGCGCGTGCGGATTTCCCCGGCGGCGATGCGGAGACGCTTTACGACTCGATCCAGAAGGTGCTGGCCCTGCCCGACGAGACGCGGCTCTTCATGTGCCACGATTACGGCCCCAATGGCCGCGACATTAAGTGGGAAACCACCGTGGCCGAGGAGAAGGCCCACAACATCCACGTGGGCGCAGGCAAGACCAAGGAGGAATTCGTGAAGTTCCGCACCGAGCGGGACGCGACCCTGGCCATGCCCAAGCTCATCATCCCGTCGCTGCAGGTGAACATGCGCGCGGGCGAAGTACCGAAAGACAAGGACGGACGCCCGATGCTGAAGGTTCCGGTGAACGGGCTTTAG
- the paaA gene encoding 1,2-phenylacetyl-CoA epoxidase subunit PaaA, which translates to MYAQMVKSEASSGEMTPEERAFQARIDAGEKIEPKEWMPEGYRKTLIRQIGQHAHSEIVGQLPEGNWITRAPTLQRKQILLAKVQDEAGHGLYLYSAAETLGVSRDELTEKLLSGQMKYSSIFNYPTLTWADMGAVGWLVDGAAIMNQVPLQRTSFGPYSRAMIRICKEESFHQRQGYAIMMKMARGTPEQREMAQDALNRFWFPSLMMFGPSDKDSVHSAQSMRWKIKMNTNDELRQKFVDETVPQAEYLGLTIPDETVRWNEERGHYDFAEPDWDEFFEVLKGNGPCNRERIEARQKAWDDGAWFRDGLTAYAEKSAARRAAAATAAE; encoded by the coding sequence ATGTACGCGCAGATGGTGAAATCGGAAGCTTCATCGGGGGAGATGACGCCCGAGGAGCGCGCATTCCAGGCCCGGATCGACGCGGGCGAGAAGATCGAGCCGAAAGAGTGGATGCCCGAGGGCTACCGCAAGACGCTGATCCGCCAGATCGGCCAGCACGCGCATTCCGAAATCGTGGGCCAGCTGCCCGAAGGCAACTGGATCACCCGCGCGCCCACGCTGCAGCGCAAGCAGATCCTGCTCGCCAAGGTGCAGGACGAGGCGGGGCATGGCCTGTACCTCTATTCGGCGGCGGAAACGCTGGGCGTGAGTCGGGACGAGCTCACCGAAAAGCTGCTCTCGGGGCAGATGAAATACTCGTCGATCTTCAACTACCCGACGCTGACCTGGGCGGATATGGGCGCGGTCGGCTGGCTCGTGGATGGCGCCGCGATCATGAACCAGGTGCCGCTGCAGCGCACCTCCTTCGGGCCGTATTCCCGCGCGATGATCCGCATCTGCAAGGAGGAAAGCTTCCACCAGCGGCAGGGCTACGCCATCATGATGAAGATGGCGCGCGGCACGCCCGAACAGCGGGAAATGGCGCAGGATGCGCTCAACCGGTTCTGGTTTCCGTCGCTGATGATGTTCGGCCCGTCCGACAAGGATTCGGTGCATTCCGCGCAGTCGATGCGCTGGAAGATCAAGATGAACACCAATGACGAGCTGCGTCAGAAATTCGTCGACGAGACGGTGCCGCAGGCGGAATATCTCGGACTGACCATTCCCGACGAGACCGTGCGCTGGAACGAGGAGCGCGGCCATTACGACTTCGCCGAGCCCGATTGGGACGAATTCTTCGAGGTGCTGAAGGGCAACGGCCCGTGCAACCGCGAACGGATCGAGGCGCGTCAGAAGGCCTGGGACGACGGCGCGTGGTTCCGCGATGGCCTGACCGCCTATGCCGAGAAATCCGCCGCCCGGCGCGCCGCGGCCGCCACCGCCGCGGAATAA